Proteins encoded in a region of the Phoenix dactylifera cultivar Barhee BC4 chromosome 3, palm_55x_up_171113_PBpolish2nd_filt_p, whole genome shotgun sequence genome:
- the LOC103706274 gene encoding F-box/kelch-repeat protein At5g26960-like: MAETCNSRSFSWLVKSCLPDPRREIARAPLESHHCRQPAAAAASPAVAAASPISSLPDDLLLECLSRVPLSSLPSLSLVCRRFSLLLDSPAFLDIRRSHGRLRRTLHALSFSDLGLLVSAAIHADDPATAAAAAAWDCASPIPLPTQILDGSLSHARLAAVGRSIYIIGRGATLRYDTWTGAIAPRAPTLFPRKKFAAAAIGGKIYVAGGAARTSAVEEYDPSADAWRVVAEAPLRRYGCVAAAAGGVFYVIGGLRVGGRETAGSLDAHVCAGSMDAYRVGTGAWVRGRAGAAAVAVVPGGGCVVGACGAGTHVYVLASHAVEVSFWRWEAGRGRRGGEWTRLEPPPVPGRARLGGAVRFSCAAVGDDKVVTLAYVPSTAGAEGAVLVYDIAGGEWTRGPDLPRGLRRAAFACVEC; the protein is encoded by the coding sequence ATGGCCGAGACTTGTAATTCTCGAAGCTTCTCTTGGCTCGTGAAGTCCTGCCTCCCCGACCCCCGCCGCGAGATCGCCAGAGCCCCGCTCGAAAGCCACCACTGCCGGcagcccgccgccgccgccgcctcccccgCCGTCGCCGCTGCATCCCCCATCTCCTCCCTCCCCGACGATCTCCTTCTGGAGTGTCTGTCTAGGGTTCCGCTCTCTTCCCTCCCTTCCCTTTCCCTCGTCTGTCGCCGcttttccctccttcttgattCCCCCGCCTTCCTCGACATCCGCCGCTCCCACGGCCGCCTCCGCCGCACCCTCCACGCCCTCTCCTTCTCCGATCTCGGCCTCCTCGTCTCCGCAGCCATCCACGCCGACGACCCCGCCAccgccgcggccgcggccgcctGGGACTGCGCCTCCCCCATTCCCCTCCCTACCCAGATCCTCGACGGATCTTTATCGCACGCTCGCCTCGCCGCCGTCGGCCGCTCGATCTACATCATCGGCCGCGGCGCGACCCTCCGGTACGACACGTGGACCGGCGCGATCGCCCCCCGTGCGCCGACCCTCTTCCCCCGCAAGAAATTCGCTGCCGCTGCAATCGGCGGCAAGATCTACGTCGCCGGTGGCGCCGCCCGGACTTCTGCGGTGGAGGAGTACGATCCGTCGGCGGACGCATGGCGGGTGGTGGCGGAGGCCCCCCTGCGGCGGTACGGGTGCGTCGCCGCTGCCGCCGGCGGTGTGTTCTACGTTATCGGCGGGCTGAGGGTCGGTGGCCGGGAGACGGCGGGGAGCCTGGACGCGCACGTATGCGCGGGGTCGATGGACGCGTACCGTGTGGGGACGGGGGCATGGGTGAGGGGGCGAGCtggggcggcggcggtggcggtggtGCCGGGCGGCGGGTGCGTGGTTGGGGCGTGCGGGGCGGGCACGCACGTGTACGTGCTGGCGAGCCACGCGGTGGAGGTGTCGTTCTGGAGGTGGGAGGCAGGGCGGGGGCGGAGGGGTGGGGAGTGGACGCGGCTCGAGCCGCCGCCGGTGCCGGGCAGGGCCCGGCTGGGCGGGGCGGTCCGGTTCAGCTGCGCCGCCGTGGGGGACGACAAGGTGGTGACTCTGGCCTACGTCCCCTCCACCGCTGGCGCGGAGGGGGCGGTGCTGGTGTACGACATCGCCGGCGGCGAGTGGACCCGCGGGCCGGACCTCCCGCGGGGGCTCCGCCGCGCTGCGTTCGCCTGCGTCGAGTGCTAG
- the LOC103706272 gene encoding psbP domain-containing protein 6, chloroplastic yields the protein MATGSAAPVFALFSSILATSARSPPLLSYSPESLAIASSNPSRPSQQLRNPIARRRDFLAGIAFASVLWKGPSVSEAKEVEVGSYLPPAPSNPSFVVFKATAKDTPALRAGNVQPYEFILPPTWKQTRVANILSGNYCQPKCAEPWVEVKFEDENQGKVQVVASPLIRLTNKPNATIEDIGSPEKVIASLGPFVTGNTYDSDELLETSVEKNGNQTYYNYVLETPFASTGSHNLAKATAKGNTVILFVASASDKQWASSQKTLKAMLDSFQV from the exons atgGCCACCGGTTCCGCCGCTCCCGTCTTCGCTCTGTTCTCCTCCATCCTCGCGACCTCTGCTCGATCCCCCCCTCTCCTATCTTATTCCCCTGAATCCCTCGCCATTGCCTCCTCCAATCCGAGCCGGCCCTCGCAGCAGCTCCGCAATCCGATCGCTCGCCGGCGAGATTTCCTCGCCGGGATCGCTTTTGCCTCTGTTCTCTGGAAGGGGCCCTCCGTTTCGGAAGCCAAGGAGGTCGAGGTGGGGTCCTATTTGCCCCCGGCCCCGTCCAATCCGTCCTTCGTAGTCTTCAAAGCCACTGCAAAAGATACTCCCGCTCTCCGTGCCG GTAATGTGCAACCCTATGAATTTATTCTCCCTCCAACTTGGAAACAAACACGAGTTGCTAACATACTATCTGGAAATTACTGCCAACCAAAATGTGCTGAACCTTGGGTGGAGGTGAAATTTGAGGATGAAAACCAAGGAAAAGTTCAAGTGGTGGCTTCTCCATTAATACGTCTAACCAACAAACCAAATGCCACAATTGAAGACATTGGAAGCCCTGAGAAGGTGATTGCTTCTCTTGGACCATTTGTCACTGGAAATACATATGATTCAGATGAGCTCCTTGAAACTTCAGTTGAAAAGAATGGTAATCAAACG TATTACAATTATGTGCTTGAGACTCCATTTGCTTCGACGGGGTCACATAATCTGGCGAAAGCAACTGCCAAGGGAAATACTGTCATTCTATTTGTAGCAAGTGCCAGTGACAAACAGTGGGCGTCGTCTCAGAAGACTCTCAAAGCAATGCTGGACTCATTCCAAGTATAA